The following are from one region of the Streptomyces changanensis genome:
- a CDS encoding GAF domain-containing protein: MGTRHEGLDGEGGLSDTWTALEPGADPVRRAGELRRAHEAFVTATGGDAAAPRAGGAGGAGSAGAGGVPLRPVVAESWWRCARARVSPEGAASVELDEEELAAYRAAHPLAAVMPVVRELTGAFATDGEHLVALCDAYGRLLWVEGHPRTLRSARRMNFVPGARWSESAMGTNAPGTALAVDRPVQVFAAEHFRRPVQAWTCAAAPVHDPRTGRLLGAVDVTGGDRLAHPHSLAFVQAVARAAESHLALRAPAPAPDRVRLCALGRDEALLTAGGRTVRLSRRHSEIVVVLAAHPQGLCGDELLTALYEDGAVTPVTLRAELSRLRGLLGPELLRSRPYRLGPPVDADFDAVARRLSSGAVTAALGAYAGPLLPGSWAPGVARLRRRLADGLRAALVARGDPELLADWAHSPWGEDDVEVWRALSAVVPAERRPQVLARVRALDAELAAPGWAARGPSPRATRSQRPAP; this comes from the coding sequence ATGGGCACCCGGCACGAAGGCCTCGACGGGGAGGGCGGGTTGAGCGACACGTGGACGGCCCTGGAGCCGGGTGCGGACCCCGTGCGGCGCGCGGGTGAGCTGCGCCGGGCGCATGAGGCGTTCGTCACGGCGACCGGCGGGGACGCGGCCGCGCCGAGGGCGGGCGGGGCCGGAGGGGCCGGGTCCGCCGGGGCGGGGGGCGTGCCGTTGCGGCCGGTCGTGGCGGAGTCGTGGTGGCGGTGCGCGCGGGCCCGGGTGAGTCCGGAGGGCGCCGCGAGCGTCGAGCTGGACGAGGAGGAGCTGGCGGCGTACCGGGCGGCGCACCCGCTGGCCGCGGTGATGCCGGTGGTCCGCGAGCTGACGGGGGCGTTCGCCACGGACGGGGAGCACCTGGTGGCGCTGTGCGACGCGTACGGGCGGTTGCTGTGGGTGGAGGGGCACCCGCGGACACTGCGGTCGGCGCGGCGGATGAACTTCGTACCGGGAGCGCGCTGGTCGGAGTCGGCGATGGGCACGAACGCGCCGGGCACCGCCCTCGCCGTCGACCGCCCGGTGCAGGTCTTCGCCGCCGAGCACTTCCGGCGCCCGGTCCAGGCGTGGACGTGCGCGGCCGCCCCGGTGCACGACCCGCGGACCGGGCGGCTGCTCGGCGCGGTGGACGTCACGGGCGGGGACCGGCTGGCGCACCCGCACAGTCTGGCGTTCGTCCAGGCGGTGGCGCGGGCGGCGGAGTCCCACCTCGCGCTGCGGGCACCGGCCCCGGCGCCCGACCGGGTGCGCCTGTGCGCGCTCGGCCGGGACGAGGCGCTGCTCACGGCGGGGGGACGCACGGTACGGCTGAGCCGACGCCACAGCGAGATCGTCGTGGTGCTGGCCGCACACCCACAGGGGCTGTGCGGGGACGAGCTGCTGACGGCGCTGTACGAGGACGGGGCCGTCACCCCGGTCACCCTGCGCGCCGAACTGTCGCGGCTGCGCGGCCTGTTGGGGCCGGAGCTGCTGCGCTCGCGGCCGTACCGGCTGGGGCCGCCGGTGGACGCGGACTTCGACGCCGTGGCGCGGCGGCTGTCGTCGGGCGCGGTGACGGCCGCCCTCGGCGCGTACGCGGGCCCGCTGCTGCCGGGGTCGTGGGCGCCGGGAGTGGCGCGGTTGCGGCGGCGGCTGGCGGACGGGCTGCGTGCGGCGCTCGTGGCGCGCGGGGACCCCGAGCTGCTGGCGGACTGGGCGCACAGCCCGTGGGGCGAGGACGACGTGGAGGTGTGGCGCGCCCTGTCGGCGGTGGTACCGGCGGAGCGGCGGCCGCAGGTACTGGCGCGGGTGCGGGCACTGGACGCGGAGTTGGCGGCGCCGGGGTGGGCGGCGCGGGGTCCTTCGCCGCGCGCAACGCGGTCGCAACGTCCCGCGCCGTAG
- a CDS encoding bifunctional 5,10-methylenetetrahydrofolate dehydrogenase/5,10-methenyltetrahydrofolate cyclohydrolase yields the protein MDGSGLARRLVEETAARAADLTRRTGTPPCLATVLVGADPASVTYVKMKRARCEKAGIRSRHVELPATTTTEELVATLRSLSQDPGVDGILLQHPVGRHIDERAAFEAIAPEKDVDGVTTSSFASMSFGLPGFVSCTPGGIMRLLDAYGVDPTGKRAVVVGRSAILGKPAGMLLLARNATVTYCHSHTPAADLSAVLREADIVIAAVGRARFITGADIKPGAVVVDAGYNEGNVGDVDFASAAERAGLITPVPGGVGPMTIATLLAQTVDAAERLRGTTTA from the coding sequence ATGGACGGCAGCGGCCTCGCCCGCCGTCTCGTCGAGGAGACCGCCGCCCGCGCCGCCGACCTCACCCGCCGCACCGGCACCCCGCCGTGCCTGGCCACCGTCCTCGTCGGCGCGGACCCCGCGTCCGTCACGTACGTGAAGATGAAGCGCGCCCGCTGCGAGAAGGCCGGCATCCGCTCCCGTCACGTCGAACTGCCCGCCACCACCACGACGGAGGAGCTGGTCGCCACGTTGCGGTCGCTGTCGCAGGATCCCGGCGTGGACGGCATCCTGCTCCAGCACCCGGTCGGCCGGCACATCGACGAGCGGGCCGCGTTCGAGGCGATCGCCCCCGAGAAGGACGTCGACGGCGTCACCACCAGCTCGTTCGCGTCCATGAGCTTCGGTCTGCCGGGCTTCGTCTCGTGCACGCCGGGCGGCATCATGCGACTCCTCGACGCGTACGGGGTCGACCCGACCGGCAAGCGGGCCGTCGTCGTCGGCCGCAGCGCGATCCTCGGCAAGCCCGCCGGGATGCTGCTGCTGGCCCGCAACGCCACGGTCACCTACTGCCACTCCCACACCCCCGCCGCCGACCTGTCGGCCGTGCTGCGAGAGGCCGACATCGTCATCGCCGCGGTCGGCCGGGCCCGGTTCATCACGGGCGCGGACATCAAGCCCGGCGCCGTCGTGGTCGACGCGGGCTACAACGAGGGCAACGTCGGCGACGTCGACTTCGCGTCCGCCGCCGAGCGCGCCGGCCTGATCACCCCGGTGCCGGGCGGTGTCGGCCCCATGACCATCGCCACCCTGCTGGCGCAGACCGTCGACGCCGCGGAACGGCTGCGGGGCACGACGACCGCCTGA
- a CDS encoding SWIM zinc finger family protein, translated as MNGADHGDEATFAALPPARGRGFAETWWGRAWLRTLEDSALDGRQLRQGRARARAGAVGAVTVRPGRITAVVTDRDGTAHRADVLVQELSDGDWQRFAATAAARAGHVAALLDRDVPPYLVEDAAAVGVDLLPGMGDLEAECGCGAWDHCPHTAALCYQVARLLDRDPFVLLLARGRGERWLLAELTAGGTAAAGADARAGAGSGGPAGVRADEAFAMGGILPALPGPPPVPEDAGEPPSLVTGDDNTDGTGGTDGTGGSPGAGGGGTGGGAVDPAALEVLAADAAVRARRMLAEALGAVPAAPADDRPPDVRRDAVRLAATTAAAVPAVVARLAAGTGRDAADMAAAVRAWRLGGAAGLAVLEEECTPAPDVLARAEALLARAWDAPAGDSPAVVPSGDSPAGDRPTADRPTGRAGGGSTSGGAAGNGDGRPALRSLGGGRWEVPGAGAQLRLGCDGRWWPYRRLDGRWTPAGPADHDPGAVLAGLLEGDDLG; from the coding sequence ATGAACGGTGCCGATCACGGTGACGAGGCGACCTTCGCCGCGCTGCCACCCGCCCGCGGGCGGGGCTTCGCGGAGACGTGGTGGGGCCGGGCCTGGCTACGAACCCTGGAGGACTCGGCCCTCGACGGCCGGCAGTTGCGGCAGGGCCGGGCGCGGGCGCGGGCCGGAGCGGTCGGGGCCGTCACCGTCCGGCCCGGCCGGATCACCGCGGTGGTCACGGACCGGGACGGCACCGCCCACCGCGCCGACGTGCTCGTCCAGGAGCTGTCGGACGGGGACTGGCAACGGTTCGCGGCCACGGCGGCGGCCCGCGCCGGCCATGTCGCCGCGCTGCTCGACCGGGACGTGCCGCCGTACCTCGTCGAGGACGCGGCGGCGGTCGGCGTCGACCTGCTGCCGGGCATGGGCGACCTGGAGGCGGAGTGCGGCTGCGGCGCCTGGGACCACTGCCCGCACACGGCGGCCCTGTGCTACCAGGTGGCGCGGCTCCTCGACCGGGACCCCTTCGTGCTGCTCCTGGCGCGGGGGCGGGGTGAGCGGTGGCTGCTCGCGGAGCTGACCGCGGGCGGCACCGCGGCGGCCGGCGCCGACGCACGCGCCGGGGCCGGCAGCGGGGGGCCGGCGGGTGTCCGGGCGGACGAGGCGTTCGCGATGGGCGGCATCCTGCCCGCGCTCCCCGGGCCGCCGCCCGTACCGGAGGACGCCGGCGAACCGCCGTCCCTCGTCACGGGTGACGACAACACGGACGGCACCGGCGGCACGGACGGTACGGGCGGTTCCCCCGGTGCGGGCGGGGGCGGTACCGGCGGTGGCGCGGTGGATCCGGCGGCGCTGGAGGTGCTGGCCGCCGACGCGGCGGTACGGGCGCGGCGGATGCTGGCCGAGGCGCTGGGCGCGGTCCCTGCGGCACCGGCGGACGACCGGCCGCCGGACGTGCGCCGGGACGCCGTGCGGCTCGCCGCCACGACCGCGGCGGCCGTTCCCGCCGTGGTGGCGCGGCTCGCGGCGGGCACGGGACGGGACGCGGCGGACATGGCGGCGGCGGTACGGGCCTGGCGGCTCGGTGGTGCGGCCGGCCTCGCCGTCCTGGAGGAGGAGTGCACGCCGGCGCCGGACGTGCTGGCCCGCGCCGAGGCCCTGCTCGCGCGGGCCTGGGACGCCCCCGCCGGGGACAGCCCCGCCGTCGTCCCCTCCGGGGACAGCCCCGCCGGAGACCGCCCCACGGCGGACCGCCCCACCGGCCGCGCCGGGGGCGGTTCCACCTCGGGCGGCGCTGCCGGGAACGGTGACGGGCGACCCGCCCTGCGGTCGCTCGGCGGCGGGCGGTGGGAGGTGCCGGGGGCCGGCGCGCAGCTCCGTCTGGGGTGTGACGGCCGCTGGTGGCCCTACCGCCGGCTGGACGGCAGGTGGACGCCCGCCGGCCCGGCCGACCACGATCCGGGCGCGGTCCTGGCCGGGCTGCTGGAGGGGGACGACCTGGGATGA
- a CDS encoding DEAD/DEAH box helicase produces the protein MHWDPTLTDLARCSTLFLPADPARTGRVAFLVPDDGPLPAPSGRGSLEKVTVVDDDALPRRVPARCLPVADALPLLARVGAGAVAEPSPSCAFWGAAALLALRVAARGRLLPGLSPAGHDAWRAGPLPADDLDRLRTLAASMPPAAHALPAGTDGDGAVLLPEPETLLRAFLDAVADTLPRTPAAPLATGGAPYAAEEPQYVPGLRDWAAEVAAGHDAGVRLSLRIEVTGLDTDGAAPDGPATVRGASDDPATAGAFADDTAGDDPSAHDPSGADPSAVGTDPYETARDTTGDARAGAGHAVAGSTGHRPAFRAVPQLHSVAEAALVADASDVWSGAAGTAFGASARRDALLALRRAARVWPALSPLLSATVPDALELADEEVAELLGAAGRALAHNGVEVHWPRDLARSLTTRAVVGPPHGGGEGDGPPYGRESGLPSLLSADALLSFDWRFAVGDRPLARAELDRLAEAGRPLVRLRDRWVLVDPEEVRRARERRDRKITPVEALGAVLTGTTEVDGRRVGVEASGWLRELRDRLADPEGGHQEVGQPAALTATLRDYQLRGLNWLHRMTSLGLGACLADDMGLGKTVTLIALHLHRQTEPAAAGPTLVVCPTSLMGNWQREIERFAPGTPVRRYHGPGRDLEGVADGSFVLTTYGTMRLDAERLARADWGMVVADEAQHVKNPYSATARRLRAVGGRARVALTGTPVENNLSELWAILDWTTPGLLGRLGTFRDRYARAVEGGADPAAAERLARLVRPFLLRRRKTDPGIAPELPPKTETDRAVALTTEQTALYEAVVRETLAAIAAADGMERRGLVVTLLTALKQICNHPAQYLKEEDAPTLADRSGKLELLDELLDTILAEDGSVLVFTQYVRMARLLQDHLAARGVRTQLLHGGTPVARREEMVRRFQDGEVPVFLLSLKAAGTGLNLTRAGHVVHYDRWWNPAVEAQATDRAYRIGQTQPVQVHRLVAEGTVEDRIADMLARKRRLAESVLGGAGEAALTELTDAELAELVELRGPGGGAGADTAARGHPGTGRTGRTGNPGTGSTGVASGTGGRSDTGGTGEADGARGAHVTDGGRGR, from the coding sequence GTGCACTGGGACCCCACACTCACCGATCTGGCCCGCTGCTCCACCCTCTTCCTCCCCGCCGACCCCGCCCGTACCGGTCGCGTCGCCTTCTTGGTGCCCGACGACGGGCCGCTGCCCGCACCGTCGGGGCGCGGCTCCCTGGAGAAGGTCACGGTCGTCGACGACGACGCCCTCCCCCGGCGCGTCCCGGCTCGTTGCCTGCCCGTCGCGGACGCGCTGCCCCTGCTGGCCCGAGTCGGCGCCGGAGCCGTCGCCGAACCGTCGCCGTCCTGCGCCTTCTGGGGCGCCGCCGCGCTGCTCGCCCTGCGCGTCGCCGCACGCGGCCGGTTGCTGCCGGGCCTGAGCCCCGCCGGCCACGACGCCTGGCGGGCGGGGCCGCTCCCCGCCGACGACCTGGACCGGTTGCGGACGCTCGCCGCGTCGATGCCGCCCGCGGCCCACGCCCTGCCCGCCGGTACGGACGGCGACGGGGCGGTCCTGCTCCCCGAGCCGGAGACGCTGCTGCGGGCCTTCCTCGACGCGGTGGCCGACACACTGCCGCGCACGCCCGCCGCACCCCTCGCCACGGGCGGTGCGCCGTACGCGGCGGAGGAACCGCAGTACGTACCCGGCCTGCGCGACTGGGCCGCCGAGGTGGCGGCCGGGCACGACGCCGGGGTGCGGCTCTCCCTGCGCATCGAGGTCACCGGCCTCGACACGGACGGCGCGGCCCCCGATGGCCCGGCCACCGTCCGCGGGGCCTCGGACGACCCGGCCACCGCCGGCGCGTTCGCGGACGACACGGCCGGCGACGACCCGTCCGCCCACGACCCGTCCGGCGCCGACCCGTCCGCCGTCGGCACCGACCCCTACGAGACGGCCCGGGACACGACCGGGGACGCGCGGGCCGGGGCCGGGCACGCCGTCGCCGGGAGCACCGGGCACCGACCGGCGTTCCGCGCCGTGCCGCAGCTGCACAGCGTCGCCGAGGCCGCGCTGGTCGCGGACGCCTCCGACGTCTGGTCGGGCGCCGCCGGGACGGCCTTCGGCGCCTCGGCCCGCCGGGACGCGCTGCTCGCTCTGCGCCGCGCCGCCCGGGTCTGGCCCGCCCTGTCGCCGCTCCTGTCGGCCACCGTGCCCGACGCGCTCGAACTCGCCGACGAGGAGGTAGCGGAACTGCTGGGCGCCGCCGGGCGGGCGCTCGCGCACAACGGCGTGGAGGTGCACTGGCCCCGCGACCTGGCACGGTCGCTGACCACCCGCGCCGTGGTCGGACCTCCGCACGGCGGAGGCGAGGGCGACGGCCCCCCGTACGGACGCGAATCCGGGCTGCCGTCGCTCCTCTCCGCCGACGCCCTGCTCTCCTTCGACTGGCGCTTCGCCGTCGGCGACCGGCCCCTCGCCCGCGCCGAGCTGGACCGGCTCGCGGAGGCGGGCCGTCCCCTGGTCCGGCTGCGCGACCGGTGGGTTCTGGTCGACCCGGAGGAGGTACGGCGGGCCCGGGAGCGGCGCGACCGCAAGATCACGCCGGTGGAGGCGCTCGGAGCGGTGCTGACGGGCACCACGGAGGTGGACGGCCGCCGGGTCGGCGTCGAGGCGTCGGGCTGGTTGCGGGAACTGCGCGACCGTCTCGCCGACCCGGAGGGCGGCCACCAGGAGGTCGGGCAGCCCGCCGCGCTCACCGCGACGCTGCGCGACTACCAGCTGCGCGGGCTGAACTGGCTGCACCGCATGACGTCCCTCGGCCTCGGGGCCTGCCTCGCCGACGACATGGGCCTGGGCAAGACCGTCACGCTCATCGCGCTGCACCTGCACCGGCAGACCGAACCGGCCGCGGCCGGTCCGACGCTCGTCGTCTGCCCCACGTCGCTCATGGGCAACTGGCAGCGGGAGATCGAGCGGTTCGCCCCCGGCACGCCCGTACGCCGGTACCACGGCCCGGGCCGCGACCTGGAAGGCGTGGCCGACGGTTCGTTCGTCCTCACCACGTACGGCACGATGCGGCTGGACGCCGAGCGTCTCGCCCGCGCGGACTGGGGCATGGTCGTCGCCGACGAGGCCCAGCACGTGAAGAACCCGTACTCGGCCACCGCCCGCAGGCTGCGCGCCGTCGGCGGCCGCGCGCGGGTGGCGCTCACCGGCACGCCCGTGGAGAACAACCTGTCCGAGCTGTGGGCGATCCTCGACTGGACGACACCCGGACTGCTCGGCCGGCTCGGCACGTTCCGCGACCGCTACGCCCGGGCCGTCGAGGGCGGCGCCGACCCCGCGGCCGCCGAGCGCCTCGCCCGGCTGGTCCGCCCGTTCCTGCTGCGCCGCCGCAAGACGGACCCCGGGATCGCCCCGGAGCTGCCGCCCAAGACGGAGACGGACCGTGCGGTGGCGCTGACGACGGAACAGACGGCGCTGTACGAGGCGGTGGTCCGCGAGACGCTCGCCGCCATCGCCGCCGCGGACGGCATGGAGCGGCGCGGCCTCGTCGTCACCCTGCTGACCGCGCTGAAGCAGATCTGCAACCACCCGGCGCAGTACCTCAAGGAGGAGGACGCTCCGACGCTCGCGGACCGCTCGGGGAAGCTGGAGCTGCTCGACGAGCTTCTCGACACGATCCTGGCGGAGGACGGGAGCGTGCTCGTGTTCACCCAGTACGTGCGGATGGCCCGGCTGCTCCAGGACCATCTGGCCGCCCGGGGCGTACGGACGCAGCTCCTCCACGGTGGCACCCCGGTCGCGCGCCGCGAGGAGATGGTGCGCCGCTTCCAGGACGGCGAGGTACCGGTGTTCCTGCTGTCGCTGAAGGCGGCGGGAACGGGGCTGAACCTGACGCGGGCCGGGCACGTCGTGCACTACGACCGCTGGTGGAACCCCGCCGTGGAGGCGCAGGCCACGGACCGGGCGTACCGGATCGGGCAGACCCAGCCCGTACAGGTGCACCGGCTGGTCGCCGAGGGCACGGTCGAGGACCGCATCGCGGACATGCTGGCCCGCAAGCGGCGGCTGGCGGAGTCCGTACTGGGCGGCGCCGGCGAGGCGGCGCTCACCGAGCTGACCGACGCCGAACTGGCGGAGCTGGTCGAGCTGCGCGGCCCCGGCGGTGGTGCCGGAGCCGACACGGCCGCCCGCGGACACCCGGGCACGGGTCGCACGGGGCGTACGGGCAACCCGGGCACGGGCAGCACGGGCGTCGCGAGCGGCACAGGCGGAAGAAGTGACACGGGTGGGACCGGTGAAGCGGACGGGGCGCGTGGGGCGCACGTGACGGACGGGGGGCGTGGACGATGA
- a CDS encoding acyl-CoA desaturase, giving the protein MPQLTAAPAERAPSPPAPRVPNDAAPRTPGPVRRGGSEFGPLLRVVREQGLLERRTGWYALGIAANLAGLAAVGAALAVFGGSVWSLLLAVPLAVLSARTAFVAHDAGHAQIAARRRTNHLLQLLHANLLLGMSQEWWNDKHNRHHAHPNHVDKDPDVAPDVLVFNRHQAVGRTGPRGWLTRHQAWLFFPLTTLEGFALKAYGFRAVFSADGPRRTRGERGIEGGLLLAHVAGYAGLLLATMPPGRALLFALLHQMLLGLHLGLAFAPNHKGMAVPGDDERWGHLRRQVLTSRNIRGSALTDWLLGGLNYQIEHHLFPSMPRPHLRLAQPLVRAHCRSLGIPYAETGAVDSYRQALGHLHAVGEPLRAA; this is encoded by the coding sequence ATGCCGCAACTCACCGCCGCCCCAGCGGAGCGCGCCCCGTCCCCACCCGCGCCCCGGGTCCCGAACGACGCCGCGCCGCGGACCCCGGGACCCGTGCGCCGGGGCGGCAGCGAGTTCGGCCCCCTGCTCCGCGTCGTGCGGGAGCAGGGACTGCTGGAACGGCGGACCGGCTGGTACGCCCTCGGCATCGCCGCCAACCTCGCCGGGCTCGCCGCCGTCGGCGCCGCCCTCGCCGTTTTCGGCGGCTCGGTCTGGAGCCTGCTGCTCGCCGTCCCGCTGGCCGTGCTCTCGGCGCGTACCGCGTTCGTGGCCCACGACGCCGGCCACGCCCAGATCGCCGCCCGCCGCCGTACCAACCACCTGCTGCAGCTCCTCCACGCCAACCTCCTCCTCGGCATGAGCCAGGAGTGGTGGAACGACAAGCACAACCGCCACCACGCACACCCCAACCACGTCGACAAGGACCCCGACGTCGCCCCGGACGTGTTGGTCTTCAACCGCCACCAGGCGGTGGGCCGCACCGGACCGCGCGGCTGGCTGACGCGGCACCAGGCGTGGCTGTTCTTCCCCCTCACCACGCTGGAGGGGTTCGCGCTCAAGGCGTACGGCTTCCGGGCAGTGTTCTCGGCGGACGGCCCGCGCCGCACGCGCGGTGAACGCGGCATCGAGGGCGGGCTCCTCCTCGCCCACGTCGCGGGGTACGCGGGGCTGCTGCTCGCCACGATGCCCCCCGGCCGGGCCCTGCTCTTCGCGCTGCTCCACCAGATGCTGCTGGGTCTGCACCTGGGCCTCGCCTTCGCGCCCAACCACAAGGGCATGGCGGTGCCGGGCGACGACGAGCGCTGGGGCCATCTGCGCCGGCAGGTCCTGACCTCGCGGAACATCCGCGGGAGCGCCCTGACGGACTGGCTGCTGGGTGGCCTCAACTACCAGATCGAGCACCACCTCTTCCCCAGCATGCCGAGGCCCCACCTCCGGCTCGCCCAGCCGCTGGTACGCGCCCACTGCCGGAGCCTGGGCATCCCCTACGCGGAGACCGGCGCGGTCGACTCCTACCGCCAGGCCCTGGGCCACCTGCACGCCGTCGGCGAGCCACTGCGCGCCGCCTGA
- a CDS encoding class I SAM-dependent methyltransferase gives MDDDHRQVQEFFTPRAADWERRFPDDGPAYAAAVADLGLRPGDAVLDAGCGTGRALPALREAVGPSGTVLGLDLTPAMLREALREGRDGSAALLLGDVGRLPLRDGALDAVFGAGLVSHLARPADDLRELARAVRPGGRLALFHPVGRAALAARHGRPLTSDDLRAEPNLRPLLTGSGWRTLSYVDVDARFLVLAERTD, from the coding sequence ATGGACGACGACCACAGGCAGGTGCAGGAGTTCTTCACCCCTCGGGCGGCCGACTGGGAGCGTCGCTTCCCGGACGACGGCCCGGCCTACGCGGCGGCCGTCGCCGACCTCGGCCTCCGGCCGGGTGACGCTGTGCTGGACGCCGGCTGCGGCACCGGCCGCGCGCTGCCGGCGCTGCGGGAGGCGGTCGGTCCCTCGGGGACGGTCCTCGGCCTGGACCTGACGCCCGCGATGCTGCGGGAGGCGCTACGGGAGGGCCGGGACGGCAGCGCCGCGCTGCTCCTGGGGGACGTGGGCCGGCTCCCGCTGCGGGACGGGGCCCTGGACGCGGTGTTCGGCGCCGGTCTCGTCTCGCACCTGGCCCGGCCCGCCGATGACCTGCGGGAACTGGCGAGGGCGGTGCGGCCCGGCGGGCGGCTCGCGCTGTTCCACCCGGTCGGCCGGGCCGCGCTGGCCGCGCGCCACGGGCGCCCGCTCACCTCCGACGACCTGCGCGCGGAGCCCAATCTGCGTCCGCTGCTCACCGGTTCCGGCTGGCGGACGCTGTCGTACGTCGACGTGGACGCCCGCTTCCTGGTGCTGGCCGAGCGGACGGACTGA
- a CDS encoding DUF742 domain-containing protein has product MPAGPPTPGAPPPPTDPPPQGGRWYDTEAGPLVRPYALTGAPAEPPAEPSVGPTAGPDLVALVAAVTEPPSDRAGERLLGPRHRTLLALCRAGTRSVADLAAGAGLPVGAVRVLLGDLSGAGLVTLHRPAPVVRPPDEHTLREVIDGLRAL; this is encoded by the coding sequence GTGCCGGCCGGTCCACCGACACCCGGTGCCCCGCCCCCACCGACCGACCCGCCGCCGCAGGGCGGGCGCTGGTACGACACCGAGGCCGGCCCTCTCGTGCGCCCGTACGCGCTGACGGGCGCCCCCGCCGAACCGCCCGCCGAACCGTCCGTCGGCCCGACAGCCGGCCCCGACCTCGTCGCCCTGGTGGCCGCCGTGACCGAACCGCCCTCGGACCGGGCCGGGGAACGACTGCTGGGCCCCCGGCACCGCACCCTCCTCGCCCTCTGCCGCGCCGGTACGAGGTCCGTCGCCGACCTGGCCGCCGGTGCGGGCCTGCCGGTCGGCGCCGTCCGGGTGCTCCTCGGCGACCTCTCCGGGGCCGGGCTCGTCACCCTCCACCGTCCCGCCCCGGTCGTGCGCCCGCCCGACGAGCACACCCTGAGAGAAGTGATCGATGGCCTCCGCGCACTCTGA
- a CDS encoding GTP-binding protein, with protein sequence MASAHSDLLPLKILVTGGLGAGKTTLVGAVSEIRPLRTEQPSTGAGPDGEGPGGAGEGRTTTLVMDFGRVTLRSGLSLHLFGTPGQDRGAFLWEELSRGALGAVVLTDTRRLQDCFPAVDHLERRGVPFVVAVNCFPGARSHGADDVAAALDLDRGTPVVLCDARDRDSGKEVLVRLVEHAARVHAARFLGPVP encoded by the coding sequence ATGGCCTCCGCGCACTCTGACCTCCTGCCCCTGAAGATCCTCGTCACCGGGGGCCTCGGCGCGGGCAAGACCACCCTCGTCGGGGCGGTCAGCGAGATCCGGCCGCTGCGCACCGAGCAGCCGTCCACCGGGGCGGGGCCGGACGGGGAAGGCCCCGGAGGGGCGGGGGAAGGGAGGACCACGACGCTCGTCATGGACTTCGGCCGCGTCACCCTCCGCTCCGGTCTCTCCCTCCACCTCTTCGGCACCCCCGGGCAGGACCGTGGCGCGTTCCTGTGGGAGGAGCTGTCGCGGGGCGCCCTGGGGGCCGTCGTCCTCACCGACACCCGCCGCCTCCAGGACTGCTTCCCGGCCGTGGACCACCTGGAGCGCCGGGGCGTTCCGTTCGTCGTCGCCGTCAACTGCTTCCCCGGCGCCCGCTCCCACGGCGCCGATGACGTCGCGGCCGCGCTCGACCTCGACCGCGGTACTCCGGTGGTCCTGTGCGACGCCCGCGACCGCGACTCGGGCAAGGAGGTTCTCGTCCGGCTCGTGGAGCACGCGGCCCGCGTCCACGCCGCCCGGTTCCTCGGCCCCGTGCCGTGA
- a CDS encoding roadblock/LC7 domain-containing protein, translating to MALEKELDWLLDDLTKRVAHIRHALVLSSDGLVTAVSSALVREDAEHLAAVASGLHSLARGAGHHFRVGGARQTMVEFDDALLFVTAAGEGSCLCVLSTAEADVGHVAYEMTLMVNRVGEHLSVATRRPSARDIP from the coding sequence ATGGCGCTCGAGAAGGAACTCGACTGGCTCCTGGACGACTTGACCAAGCGCGTCGCGCACATACGGCACGCCCTCGTCCTGTCGAGCGACGGGCTCGTGACCGCCGTCAGCAGCGCTCTGGTCCGGGAGGACGCCGAGCACCTCGCCGCGGTCGCGTCGGGCCTGCACAGCCTCGCGCGCGGGGCCGGACACCACTTCCGGGTGGGCGGGGCCCGGCAGACCATGGTCGAGTTCGACGACGCGTTGCTCTTCGTGACGGCCGCGGGGGAGGGCAGCTGCCTCTGCGTGCTCAGCACGGCCGAGGCGGACGTCGGCCACGTCGCGTACGAGATGACCCTCATGGTGAACCGCGTCGGTGAGCACCTCTCCGTGGCCACCCGCCGCCCCAGCGCCCGCGACATCCCCTGA